From Penicillium psychrofluorescens genome assembly, chromosome: 1, one genomic window encodes:
- a CDS encoding uncharacterized protein (ID:PFLUO_000548-T1.cds;~source:funannotate): protein MVPEEARLHIVVVGAGLSGIAAAISAALSGHSVDVVEQAKELAEVGAGLQITPNASRLLKYWKLPDSLWESAAEPTKVTVHRYSGEILAHESSFDKNIRAKYNASFVDLHRVDLQKALFARAKDLGVTFHLNEKVENLDFEKVTVSTATGNHYTGDLIIAADGLWSRCREAFMGHKDEPIPTGDLAYRIVLKADQISDPDLKSLVENPEVHFWAGPGAHAVAYSIRGGQMFNIVLLVPDNLPPGVSRQAGSVDEMRELFVGWDPILIRFLTYVDSVDKWKLMHHGEMENWVNDASNLVFIGDSCHPMLPYLAQGANSSLEDGAVLGLLLGHMTNKAQLPRILRLYESLRKSRGEAIVRETFKQRHDFHMPNGEEQEKRDQIFLSQLGTEIKGAFPSRWTCPEVQPWLYGYDAIKEVETAVARNKELFFTKPQRRNCCQIL, encoded by the exons CCTCAGTGGGATTGCTGCCGCCATTTCAGCCGCACTTTCAGGGCATTCTGTTGATGTGGTTGAGCAAGCCAAAGAGTTGGCGGAGGTTGGTGCAGGACTGCAAATTACACCGAACGCGTCTCGTCTTCTTAAATACTGGAAACTCCCAGATTCCTTGTGGGAGTCAGCTGCAGAACCGACCAAAGTCACGGTACATCGCTATTCGGGCGAGATCCTAGCACACGAGAGTTCGTTTGACAAGAATATTCGGGCAAAGTACAACGCCTCGTTTGTGGACCTGCATCGCGTTGATCTACAAAAAGCGCTGTTTGCGCGAGCGAAGGATCTGGGGGTCACCTTTCATCTCAATGAGAAGGTTGAGAACCTTGACTTTGAAAAAGTGACTGTGTCCACCGCGACTGGGAACCACTACACCGGAGACCTCATCATCGCAGCTGATGGGTTATGGTCTCGGTGCCGCGAGGCATTCATGGGCCACAAAGATGAGCCGATCCCAACGGGGGATCTCGCATACCGGATTGTGCTCAAAGCGGATCAAATATCAGATCCCGATCTGAAATCGCTGGTCGAGAATCCCGAGGTGCATTTCTGGGCTGGGCCTGGAGCGCATGCTGTGGCTTATTCTATTCGTGGCGGTCAAATGTTCAACATCGTGCTCTTGGTCCCGGATAATCTTCCTCCTGGTGTATCGAGGCAGGCTGGTTCCGTGGATGAAATGCGAGAGCTTTTTGTTGGTTGGGACCCAAT TCTTATCCGCTTCTTGACTTATGTCGATAGCGTCGACAAGTGGAAGCTAATGCACC ACGGTGAAATGGAGAACTGGGTGAACGATGCCTCAAATTTGGTTTTCAT CGGAGACTCCTGCCATCCCATGCTCCCATATCTCGCCCAGGGCGCGAACTCCTCACTAGAGGACGGTGCTGTTCTTGGTCTTCTACTAGGACATATGACAAACAAGGCACAACTTCCTCGTATCCTGCGCTTGTACGAAAGCCTACGCAAATCAAGAGGGGAAGCAATTGTCCGGGAGACGTTCAAGCAG AGACATGACTTTCACATGCCAAATGGTGAAGAGCAGGAGAAACGAGACCAGATTTTCCTTTCCCAGTTGGGGACGGAGATCAAAGGAGCATTCCCTAGTCGATG GACATGTCCAGAGGTGCAGCCCTGGTTGTATGGATACGACGCGATCAAGGAGGTTGAGACCGCCGTTGCACGGAACAAGGAGTTGTTTTTTACGAAACCTCAACGGCGGAACTGCTGCCAGATACTTTAG